The following nucleotide sequence is from Tribolium castaneum strain GA2 chromosome 5, icTriCast1.1, whole genome shotgun sequence.
GAAAGTCTGCAATAAACAGAACATCACTGTAGTTGGACCAGGAGTACACCTCTTGACTGATTTGGTTCATCTGCCCCCTGAAGTCATTATACTCAGCCAGGACCGGTTTCAGCCACTCCACCGGCCGGAAAGGCGACCAATTGGCCTTCAGTAAATCATAGTTCGGGTCATACATTCGCTGCTGAAACCTCCCATTCAGAGAACACCAAACGTCTACATAAATTGATATGTTTTCTGAAGTAATGTGCTTAGGCCCGACTTCGTTTTCGACACCTTCACGCGATTTCTCATCTGTGACAGCAAATAATAATCCTGGTTTTGAAACTCCAAATTTGCTTACGTTGCAAGTCTTgaagcaaattatttttcaaacactctGCGTACTGTAGACACATATCCGCGTGTTTGTTCCATCTTTCATTCTGTGTCCACGCTGCGGGGTCTAGGAAAAACTCACCCCCGGAATTATTATCGACCACTTTAACCACCACAATTGTGGTGTCCCAGGAATGCACCATCATGTCCCAGGAGTAGCCATAGAGGCCCTTGGTCCAGTTGTTGTACCCCTGTAGAATGCGTAAGCCGGTGAAGGTTTATTGCCATTAACTCACTTGAGTGATAAAATGGGAATAGGGCAGGAAGCACTGGAGCCCGCAATGGGTCAATAAAAGCCCCACAACTAATTTATGTTTCCAATTGATTTCGTGCGGAAGCTGTAAATCGTGATAGTCTTCTGATTGTTGTCTCGTGTAAACGCACACGGGACTTGGCTCCACTCTGTAGTTtactttcttgaaaaaaatgctttgtAAGCGCCGGGGCCACGTTTCGGTGCAAAAAAGCGGCATTGTGGCCAGACAGACGTACGGAAACATCCCTAAAAAACGACTGAGGTAACAGCAATGCCATttggattattaaaaaaaattgtaccaaTGCTGAAAAGACGCGAGTTCATTAAATGGAAACAGGCACAAAAAATCATCGCGATTGGTCGCGTGATTTCAATCAGCATCCAAAAACCGATTGTGAGATCGAGGAGAAAACCAAACCAATGCACTACTAAATAATCGATTTGCTCAACGGTGAGAAATAACCTGAAACTTTGGATCAAACTTTACTAGAAACTAGTTTAGGAATTAGTACGTGAACGGGAGAAACACCCAGTGGTTCCCCAAGTTGGTCATCGAGTACCCCTCAAGC
It contains:
- the GC gene encoding vitamin K-dependent gamma-carboxylase isoform X4, with the protein product MSKVYVTKRIFLMFVFRTMGEQCGKSLNNEFKEERENKKQCSKFKEYLNNVSYEQFVRFMYQPKDPSSLGVIRFLFGLLMLIDLPEERGGSDIDFRWGDPRDCHFPLFPILRPLPYPYMALLYGIMWFGACGIMLGYKFQTSALLFGVPYWYLLLLDKSFWNNHSYLFGIVTILLVGSSANHYLSLDGLFDERKKNRHVPYWNYFILKFQFFMLYFLAGLKKTDKEWLEGYSMTNLGNHWVFLPFTLFLTVEQIDYLVVHWFGFLLDLTIGFWMLIEITRPIAMIFCACFHLMNSRLFSIGMFPYVCLATMPLFCTETWPRRLQSIFFKKVNYRVEPSPVCVYTRQQSEDYHDLQLPHEINWKHKLVVGLLLTHCGLQCFLPYSHFITQGYNNWTKGLYGYSWDMMVHSWDTTIVVVKVVDNNSGGEFFLDPAAWTQNERWNKHADMCLQYAECLKNNLLQDLQHEKSREGVENEVGPKHITSENISIYVDVWCSLNGRFQQRMYDPNYDLLKANWSPFRPVEWLKPVLAEYNDFRGQMNQISQEVYSWSNYSDVLFIADFPGNFIYFTFRGKKKYTFCANSN
- the GC gene encoding vitamin K-dependent gamma-carboxylase isoform X5, which produces MLGYKFQTSALLFGVPYWYLLLLDKSFWNNHSYLFGIVTILLVGSSANHYLSLDGLFDERKKNRHVPYWNYFILKFQFFMLYFLAGLKKTDKEWLEGYSMTNLGNHWVFLPFTLFLTVEQIDYLVVHWFGFLLDLTIGFWMLIEITRPIAMIFCACFHLMNSRLFSIGMFPYVCLATMPLFCTETWPRRLQSIFFKKVNYRVEPSPVCVYTRQQSEDYHDLQLPHEINWKHKLVVGLLLTHCGLQCFLPYSHFITQGYNNWTKGLYGYSWDMMVHSWDTTIVVVKVVDNNSGGEFFLDPAAWTQNERWNKHADMCLQYAECLKNNLLQDLQHEKSREGVENEVGPKHITSENISIYVDVWCSLNGRFQQRMYDPNYDLLKANWSPFRPVEWLKPVLAEYNDFRGQMNQISQEVYSWSNYSDVLFIADFPGLYLENYITKDLRNVTLTVLEGEVFFEIEDEETSQSYGVKLGKNESVPVEVEVFHKVHTISSTPSCYMYVYMNKTREYLGELPQSSDSDRDVMYSPFPLIEDVQFRIDAFLRMVGHISNSFLHVFYNQPLIRRSRLPFS